Proteins from a genomic interval of Ammoniphilus oxalaticus:
- a CDS encoding anti-repressor SinI family protein translates to MNVINLNLYKNLDEETISLVKIAMASNISKEDFRDFLKLKKNEVLETRSSIKK, encoded by the coding sequence GTGAATGTAATCAATCTTAATTTATATAAAAATCTTGATGAAGAGACTATAAGTTTGGTTAAAATTGCGATGGCTTCGAATATATCAAAAGAAGATTTTAGAGATTTCTTAAAATTAAAAAAGAATGAGGTACTAGAGACTAGAAGCAGTATCAAAAAATAA
- a CDS encoding anti-repressor SinI family protein: MVKKEKDKDMLDQEWVNLILEAKEIGISKEEIRDFLIHKMSISI; encoded by the coding sequence ATGGTTAAAAAAGAGAAGGATAAAGATATGTTGGATCAAGAGTGGGTAAACTTAATCCTCGAGGCAAAGGAGATCGGGATATCGAAAGAGGAAATACGTGACTTTTTAATACATAAGATGAGTATATCTATTTAA
- a CDS encoding N-acetylmuramoyl-L-alanine amidase translates to MGFINKLAPFAVKHGKASGVLPSLIIAQGILESARGTSDLAVNANNLFGIKKGSGWDGPVYTKQSPEHLPNGEIIYPVSEFRKYPSYEGAVIDLCHKYTHGTGWESFNRYAGVLNQSDYRKATQAVKDAGYATDVNYPAKLNDLIERYDLTKYDKEVESVKKPIIMLDAGHGGKDPGAVGHGIREKDIVLDLTLRTGRLLESMGADVRYTRVSDVFVSLENRASLANQCKADVFVSLHNNSFDANSNGFESYIYETINGGRTATIQNLIHEKVLEVFLSEGVRDRGQKKKDLAVLRLTKMPALLIEYGFISNAKEAALLKDSAFLDRLAKATAEGIGEVMGLSKLPKEEKYKMKAEDAEKIIAYLGASWNIAPDKASKDEFNRLANELRKASNQPTQ, encoded by the coding sequence ATGGGGTTTATTAATAAACTCGCCCCGTTTGCGGTCAAACACGGCAAAGCAAGCGGGGTGTTGCCATCCCTAATTATTGCACAAGGCATATTAGAGAGTGCCCGCGGCACATCTGATCTAGCGGTCAACGCGAACAACTTATTCGGAATTAAAAAAGGATCAGGTTGGGATGGTCCTGTTTATACGAAGCAATCACCCGAACACCTACCTAATGGTGAGATTATCTATCCCGTATCTGAATTTAGGAAATACCCATCGTATGAAGGTGCGGTCATTGATCTATGCCACAAATACACGCATGGGACGGGATGGGAGAGCTTCAATCGCTATGCGGGTGTATTGAATCAATCGGACTATCGGAAGGCTACGCAGGCGGTCAAGGATGCGGGATATGCAACAGACGTAAATTATCCAGCGAAACTAAATGATCTAATCGAAAGATATGATTTAACGAAATATGACAAGGAGGTAGAGAGTGTGAAAAAGCCAATCATTATGTTGGATGCAGGGCATGGCGGCAAGGATCCTGGGGCTGTTGGTCACGGGATCCGCGAAAAGGACATCGTGCTAGACTTAACACTCCGAACAGGTCGGCTGCTTGAATCAATGGGTGCTGATGTGAGATATACACGAGTGTCAGATGTATTTGTCTCCTTAGAAAATCGAGCCAGCCTAGCCAACCAGTGTAAGGCCGATGTGTTTGTTAGCTTACACAACAACTCATTTGACGCTAACTCAAACGGATTTGAAAGCTACATTTACGAGACGATTAACGGTGGCAGAACAGCTACTATTCAAAACCTGATACACGAAAAAGTGCTGGAAGTGTTTTTGTCCGAAGGCGTTCGGGATCGGGGGCAAAAGAAAAAGGATTTAGCTGTTTTGAGACTCACCAAAATGCCAGCCCTGCTCATTGAGTATGGGTTTATTTCTAATGCCAAGGAAGCAGCTTTATTAAAGGACTCGGCGTTTCTAGATCGCCTAGCGAAAGCTACAGCAGAAGGAATTGGGGAAGTAATGGGGTTAAGTAAGTTGCCAAAGGAGGAAAAATATAAAATGAAAGCAGAAGACGCGGAAAAAATTATCGCCTACCTTGGAGCAAGTTGGAACATCGCACCCGACAAAGCCAGCAAGGATGAATTTAACCGGTTAGCTAACGAATTACGAAAAGCGAGTAATCAACCTACTCAATAA
- a CDS encoding BhlA/UviB family holin-like peptide, which produces MDEITKYFITQGPFAVLFVWLLIHTQKRNKEREDQLYGTLNQFAKRYDIVIDKLDDIQSRLPAK; this is translated from the coding sequence ATGGATGAGATCACGAAGTATTTTATAACCCAGGGTCCTTTTGCAGTTTTGTTTGTTTGGCTCCTTATCCACACGCAAAAGCGGAACAAAGAGCGCGAGGATCAGTTGTATGGAACCCTTAATCAGTTTGCAAAACGTTATGACATTGTAATAGACAAGCTAGATGATATTCAAAGCCGACTGCCTGCAAAGTAG
- a CDS encoding CBO0543 family protein — protein MTIEEGRNQVIQGFRLMEETSILINQAILDAFLFTWQWWLGIGLFIIPWIVWFLFRKKESTGRLFAAGMIAIVIGVTIDIFAAGMGLWLYPMDFIPYSLALFLPYHFSVLPVGVMFTLQIRPNSNPIVRGVIFAGLGAFIVMRFFRMIDFYNPKGWPSIYDFFIMLIIYLVAYLATNIRGYEEIRSSDKGETTYNFKFLQRKQKVR, from the coding sequence ATGACTATTGAAGAAGGAAGGAATCAAGTAATACAGGGTTTTCGATTGATGGAAGAAACCAGTATTTTGATTAATCAAGCCATCTTAGATGCATTTTTATTTACTTGGCAATGGTGGTTAGGGATCGGGTTGTTCATCATTCCTTGGATTGTATGGTTTTTGTTCAGGAAAAAGGAAAGTACAGGACGTTTATTTGCAGCGGGAATGATTGCAATTGTTATTGGTGTTACCATCGATATCTTTGCAGCAGGAATGGGGTTGTGGTTATATCCAATGGATTTTATCCCCTATTCACTTGCTTTATTTCTCCCTTATCATTTTTCAGTACTGCCAGTTGGTGTGATGTTTACTCTGCAAATCAGACCAAACTCTAATCCAATTGTTAGAGGAGTAATCTTTGCAGGATTAGGAGCCTTTATTGTTATGAGATTCTTTAGAATGATTGACTTTTACAATCCGAAAGGATGGCCGTCTATCTATGATTTCTTTATTATGTTGATAATTTACTTAGTGGCATATCTGGCCACCAATATTCGTGGTTATGAAGAGATTAGGTCTTCCGATAAAGGTGAAACCACCTATAATTTCAAGTTTCTGCAAAGAAAGCAAAAGGTACGTTAA
- a CDS encoding CD1375 family protein: protein MPEQYQIPVAEYLAAEVEG from the coding sequence TTGCCTGAACAGTATCAGATTCCAGTCGCGGAGTATCTCGCGGCAGAGGTTGAGGGGTAA